In Natronoarchaeum philippinense, a single window of DNA contains:
- a CDS encoding 50S ribosomal protein L15e, which yields MARSFYSHIKDAWKNPGDGKLAELQWQRKQEWRDQGAIERVERPTRLDKARELGYKAKQGVVVARVSVRKGSARKVRHKAGRRTKRQGVNRITRRKNLQRIAEERASRKFRNLRVLNSYWVGEDGSQKWHEVILLDPNHPAIENDDELNWICDDTHQGRAFRGKTSAGQRGRGQQNRGKGTEHTKPSINGDSGRGK from the coding sequence ATGGCACGAAGCTTCTACTCGCACATCAAGGACGCCTGGAAGAACCCGGGCGACGGAAAGCTCGCCGAACTGCAGTGGCAGCGCAAGCAGGAATGGCGCGACCAAGGCGCCATCGAACGCGTCGAGCGCCCCACCCGTCTGGACAAGGCCCGCGAACTGGGCTACAAGGCAAAGCAGGGCGTCGTCGTCGCACGCGTCAGCGTCCGCAAGGGCTCGGCCCGCAAGGTCCGACACAAGGCCGGCCGACGCACCAAGCGCCAAGGCGTCAACCGCATCACGCGGCGCAAGAACCTCCAGCGCATCGCCGAGGAGCGCGCCAGCCGGAAGTTCCGCAACCTGCGCGTGCTGAACAGCTACTGGGTTGGCGAGGACGGCAGCCAGAAGTGGCACGAAGTCATCCTTCTGGACCCGAACCACCCCGCGATCGAGAACGACGACGAGCTCAACTGGATCTGCGACGACACCCATCAGGGTCGCGCGTTCCGCGGCAAGACCAGCGCCGGTCAGCGCGGTCGCGGCCAGCAGAACCGCGGCAAGGGTACCGAGCACACCAAGCCCTCGATCAACGGCGACAGCGGCCGCGGCAAGTAG
- a CDS encoding PTS fructose transporter subunit IIC, whose product MATKDEAESRLRSHVTSVKEDLMTGVSFMIPFVTIGGIFLAVGFMVTEIPGFAGTTETVFDTPGSAGWFLAQIGLLGLDIMIPILGAYIAYAIADKPGLAPGFILAYTVQQVPIIVEAGELVGIASEGASAGFLGAIVAGLLAGYVAKWIKGWNVPSAIRPMMPILVIPVFTTALLAPIMIFVLGVPIALADAALTETLQGMQGSNAVLLGLVLGAMMAFDMGGPVNKVAYVFGTVLVADGIYGPMAAVMIAGMTPPLGLALANFVAPHKFAPEMKENAVAAVPMGLSFITEGAIPYAAADPLRVIPSIMIGSAVAAGTAMGLGVGMPAPHGGIFVIFVAENVIGFLASIALGTLLTAGIVALLKPDHEDAVADEPEAGAAA is encoded by the coding sequence ATGGCAACCAAAGATGAGGCAGAAAGCAGGCTTCGCTCGCACGTAACGTCGGTCAAAGAGGACCTCATGACGGGGGTCTCGTTCATGATCCCGTTCGTCACGATCGGCGGGATCTTCCTCGCCGTCGGGTTCATGGTGACCGAGATCCCCGGCTTCGCAGGAACGACTGAGACGGTGTTCGACACGCCCGGTTCGGCGGGCTGGTTCCTCGCACAGATCGGCCTGCTCGGGCTCGATATAATGATCCCGATCCTCGGGGCGTACATCGCATACGCGATCGCAGACAAGCCCGGGCTCGCGCCGGGGTTCATTCTCGCGTACACAGTTCAACAGGTACCGATCATCGTCGAAGCAGGCGAGTTGGTCGGCATCGCCTCGGAGGGGGCCAGCGCGGGCTTCCTCGGCGCCATCGTCGCCGGTCTGCTCGCCGGCTACGTCGCCAAGTGGATCAAGGGCTGGAACGTTCCCTCCGCGATCCGCCCGATGATGCCCATTCTCGTGATTCCCGTGTTCACGACTGCGCTGCTCGCGCCGATCATGATCTTCGTGCTCGGCGTGCCGATCGCGCTGGCCGACGCCGCACTGACCGAGACGCTGCAGGGGATGCAGGGATCGAACGCGGTACTACTCGGTCTCGTTCTCGGAGCCATGATGGCCTTCGACATGGGTGGCCCCGTCAACAAGGTCGCGTACGTCTTCGGTACCGTGCTGGTCGCTGACGGCATCTACGGTCCGATGGCCGCCGTGATGATCGCCGGCATGACGCCGCCGCTGGGGCTGGCGCTGGCGAACTTCGTCGCCCCGCACAAGTTCGCGCCCGAGATGAAAGAAAACGCCGTCGCCGCCGTGCCGATGGGGCTCTCCTTTATTACCGAAGGGGCGATTCCCTACGCGGCTGCTGACCCCCTGCGCGTGATTCCGAGCATCATGATCGGTAGCGCCGTCGCCGCCGGCACTGCGATGGGTCTGGGCGTCGGAATGCCCGCACCTCACGGTGGCATCTTCGTCATCTTCGTCGCCGAGAACGTCATCGGCTTCCTCGCGAGCATCGCACTGGGGACGCTGCTGACCGCGGGCATCGTCGCGCTACTCAAACCCGACCACGAGGACGCCGTCGCCGACGAACCGGAAGCAGGCGCCGCGGCCTGA
- a CDS encoding AIR synthase family protein, translating to MSDLGKIDREFFDEYVYPNLGAEREDVTLGPQHGVDFGVVDMGEQVAAMATDPVFVMPSLGFERAAWFAVHILLSDVAVSGLAPTHLSVDLNMPGEITDEQFATLWETFDREATELGVSIVTGHTGRYAGCNYPMIGGGTSIAVGDAADLVRPDGARPGDKIVITKGPAIEATGLLSIQFESLMQDDLDDGVIEDAKDRFYDMSPVTDALTAARAGPVSAMHDATEGGVHGGLYEMARAAGVGVEIERDAVPVQPGVLEACEFFGIDPWISISEGTLLAAVAPDGVDDVLAALDDEGIPAAEIGTVTDGSGLTVDGEHVDHPGHDPFWAAFEEHMGKLQDDA from the coding sequence ATGAGCGACCTCGGAAAAATCGACCGCGAGTTCTTCGACGAGTACGTCTACCCGAACCTCGGCGCCGAGCGCGAGGACGTGACGCTCGGACCCCAACACGGCGTGGACTTCGGGGTAGTCGACATGGGCGAGCAGGTCGCCGCGATGGCGACCGATCCGGTGTTCGTGATGCCGTCGCTTGGCTTCGAGCGGGCCGCGTGGTTCGCCGTCCACATCCTGCTGAGCGACGTGGCCGTCTCCGGGCTGGCGCCGACGCATCTCAGCGTCGATCTGAACATGCCCGGCGAGATCACCGACGAGCAGTTCGCCACGCTCTGGGAAACGTTCGACCGCGAGGCGACCGAGCTGGGCGTCAGCATCGTCACGGGTCACACCGGCCGGTACGCCGGCTGTAACTACCCGATGATCGGCGGCGGCACGTCGATCGCGGTCGGCGACGCCGCGGATCTTGTCCGACCCGACGGCGCGCGCCCCGGCGACAAAATCGTCATCACGAAAGGGCCGGCGATCGAGGCGACCGGCCTCCTGTCGATCCAGTTCGAGTCGCTGATGCAGGACGACCTCGACGACGGCGTCATCGAGGACGCCAAAGACCGGTTCTACGACATGAGTCCCGTGACGGACGCGCTGACGGCCGCTCGCGCCGGTCCTGTCAGCGCGATGCACGATGCGACCGAGGGCGGCGTCCACGGCGGCCTCTACGAGATGGCCCGCGCGGCCGGCGTCGGCGTCGAGATCGAGCGCGACGCTGTTCCGGTCCAGCCCGGGGTGCTGGAGGCCTGCGAGTTTTTCGGCATCGATCCGTGGATCTCGATCAGTGAGGGGACGCTGCTGGCCGCCGTGGCGCCGGACGGCGTCGACGACGTGCTGGCCGCGCTCGACGACGAGGGCATCCCCGCCGCCGAAATCGGGACGGTCACGGACGGCTCGGGCCTGACCGTCGACGGCGAGCACGTCGACCATCCCGGTCACGACCCGTTCTGGGCCGCCTTCGAGGAGCACATGGGCAAACTGCAAGACGACGCCTGA
- a CDS encoding NAD(P)-binding oxidoreductase: MSAPIECVLVAGASGGTGREILTQLRNAGVVVRAMTRSADRELELKRRGADEVVVGDLLDPADAVRAAEGCDAVLCAVGTGPSPRHLLGGDLVDRTGVANLLTAAISEGVDRFVYESAIGVGNSAPGMPLPFRLGIRATLRAKAASESALRASGLEYTILRPGRLTNDPATGDVLVGRGGDTVSGAIPRADVARLMVAALFTPEASGETFEVVSREGLRGDADGLVDVDWRVPEAVTEP, from the coding sequence ATGTCCGCACCGATCGAGTGCGTACTCGTCGCGGGCGCGAGCGGCGGCACCGGCCGGGAGATTCTCACGCAACTGCGCAACGCGGGGGTCGTCGTGCGCGCGATGACGCGCTCGGCCGACCGAGAACTCGAACTGAAGCGCCGCGGCGCCGACGAGGTGGTCGTCGGCGACCTGCTCGACCCTGCCGACGCGGTTCGAGCGGCCGAAGGCTGTGACGCCGTGCTCTGTGCGGTCGGCACCGGGCCGAGCCCGCGCCACCTGCTGGGGGGCGACCTCGTCGACCGCACCGGGGTGGCGAACCTGCTGACGGCCGCCATCTCCGAGGGCGTCGACCGGTTCGTCTACGAGAGCGCGATCGGCGTCGGGAACTCGGCGCCAGGGATGCCCTTGCCGTTCCGGCTGGGGATCCGCGCGACGCTCCGTGCGAAAGCGGCGTCCGAGAGCGCCCTCCGGGCGTCGGGGCTGGAGTACACGATCCTCAGGCCGGGTCGTTTGACGAACGACCCCGCGACTGGCGACGTGCTCGTCGGGCGGGGCGGCGACACCGTCTCCGGAGCGATCCCGCGGGCCGACGTTGCGCGCCTGATGGTGGCGGCGCTGTTCACGCCCGAGGCCAGCGGCGAGACGTTCGAGGTGGTGAGTCGGGAGGGACTGCGCGGCGACGCCGACGGACTAGTCGACGTGGACTGGCGCGTCCCCGAGGCGGTGACCGAGCCCTGA
- a CDS encoding DsbA family oxidoreductase: MSQTGAERITVFADYVCPFCYLGRQSLDQYQDEREEELEIDWRPFDLRSGKRGPDGEIDHSVDDGKDEEYFEQAKENVRRLQERYDAEMELELSREIDSLDAQVASYYVKEHYPYERWLAFDEAIYAALWQEGRDIGDADVLTDIAADADLDPEEIEDALDDDRLREELTEQFTTAQRQGVTGVPTFAYEGHAARGAVPPEQLRRLVEGE, translated from the coding sequence ATGAGCCAGACAGGAGCCGAACGGATCACCGTGTTCGCCGACTACGTCTGCCCGTTTTGCTATCTCGGGCGGCAGTCGCTCGACCAGTACCAAGACGAGCGTGAGGAGGAGTTAGAGATCGACTGGCGCCCCTTCGACCTGCGGTCGGGCAAGCGCGGGCCCGACGGCGAAATCGACCACTCGGTCGACGACGGCAAAGACGAAGAATATTTCGAGCAGGCAAAAGAGAACGTCCGGCGGCTACAGGAACGCTACGACGCCGAGATGGAACTCGAGCTATCCCGCGAGATCGACTCGCTGGACGCGCAAGTAGCATCCTACTACGTCAAGGAACACTACCCCTACGAGCGGTGGCTGGCGTTCGACGAGGCGATCTACGCCGCGCTGTGGCAGGAGGGCCGTGATATCGGCGACGCCGACGTGCTGACAGACATCGCCGCCGACGCCGATCTCGATCCCGAGGAGATCGAGGACGCTCTCGACGACGATCGACTGCGCGAGGAGCTCACAGAACAGTTCACTACGGCCCAGCGCCAAGGCGTGACGGGCGTCCCGACGTTCGCCTACGAGGGCCACGCCGCCAGAGGAGCGGTGCCGCCAGAGCAACTGCGGCGTCTGGTCGAAGGCGAGTGA
- a CDS encoding DUF1328 family protein, translated as MSAFRLTLVLQLTGEFLQWAILFAALAIVAAALGARGVAGVSMNLARVFVLLFVVLAIISLLL; from the coding sequence ATGAGCGCGTTCCGCCTGACGCTCGTGCTCCAGCTCACCGGCGAGTTTCTCCAGTGGGCGATCCTGTTTGCCGCGCTGGCGATCGTGGCGGCCGCGCTCGGCGCTCGCGGCGTCGCCGGCGTATCGATGAACCTCGCGCGTGTCTTCGTGTTGCTCTTTGTGGTGCTGGCGATCATCTCGTTGTTGCTCTAA
- a CDS encoding PTS sugar transporter subunit IIA has protein sequence MSSDAEHTPLTTDLIALEGAPADKRGVIEFLLGLAVDADRVTDREQALDDLLAREEEATTGVGMGIGIPHAKSAAVTAPTIAFTRVPEGIDFDAMDDEPATLIFMLLVPEEGGEEHLQMLSSLSRSLMHEETREELHDAESKDHVESIVLEAVEE, from the coding sequence ATGAGCTCTGACGCAGAACACACACCACTTACGACGGATTTGATCGCCCTAGAGGGCGCACCGGCCGATAAGCGCGGCGTGATCGAGTTCCTGCTCGGTCTGGCGGTCGATGCCGACCGCGTCACCGACCGCGAGCAGGCGCTCGACGACTTGCTCGCCCGCGAAGAGGAAGCGACCACCGGCGTCGGCATGGGGATCGGCATCCCCCACGCGAAAAGCGCGGCGGTCACGGCCCCGACGATCGCGTTCACGCGCGTTCCCGAAGGCATCGACTTCGACGCCATGGACGACGAGCCGGCGACGCTGATCTTCATGTTGCTGGTCCCCGAGGAAGGCGGCGAAGAGCACCTCCAGATGCTCAGTTCGCTGTCGCGGTCGCTGATGCACGAGGAGACCCGCGAGGAACTCCACGACGCCGAGTCGAAAGATCACGTCGAGTCGATCGTACTGGAGGCGGTCGAAGAATGA
- a CDS encoding VOC family protein, protein MGADGLPPETRMGMVTLRVNDLDEQVEFYRRVVGVPTVDREGDRATLRAGETALVELVEAPEATERPRTAAGLFHLAIRVPDRGALADALARVRSEWRLAGASDHDASEALYLSDPEGNGIEIYRDRPREEWTYDEDGRVVMTTEPLAFDALDDGDADTALPAETDLGHVHLETSALAPSRAFYVDDLGFEVSGAFDDGAAFLSAGGYHHHLAINTWNGRSTPVGDHRGLTAFEVVVPDADALAAVGERFETRGVDVERDDGAVRVEAPDGITVRVRAEE, encoded by the coding sequence ATGGGAGCGGACGGATTACCACCGGAGACGCGGATGGGGATGGTTACGCTTCGAGTGAACGATCTCGACGAGCAGGTCGAGTTCTATCGGCGCGTCGTCGGCGTCCCGACGGTCGATCGAGAGGGGGATCGGGCGACACTTCGGGCGGGCGAGACCGCGCTCGTCGAGTTGGTCGAGGCTCCGGAGGCGACAGAACGACCCCGGACCGCGGCGGGACTGTTTCATCTAGCGATCCGAGTGCCCGACCGCGGCGCCCTCGCGGACGCGCTGGCACGCGTTCGATCAGAGTGGCGCCTCGCGGGGGCCTCCGACCACGACGCCAGCGAGGCGCTGTACCTGAGCGACCCGGAGGGCAACGGCATCGAGATCTACCGCGACCGACCGCGCGAGGAGTGGACCTACGACGAGGACGGACGGGTCGTGATGACCACCGAACCGCTGGCGTTCGACGCGCTCGACGACGGCGACGCCGACACCGCGCTTCCCGCCGAAACCGACCTCGGGCACGTACACCTCGAAACGTCGGCGCTGGCGCCTTCGCGGGCGTTCTACGTCGACGACCTCGGCTTCGAGGTGTCGGGCGCGTTCGACGACGGCGCCGCGTTCCTGTCGGCCGGTGGATACCACCACCATCTGGCGATCAACACGTGGAACGGGCGGTCCACGCCGGTCGGCGACCACCGTGGACTGACGGCGTTCGAGGTCGTCGTCCCCGACGCCGATGCGCTGGCGGCGGTCGGAGAGCGCTTCGAAACGCGCGGCGTCGATGTCGAACGAGACGATGGCGCGGTGCGGGTCGAAGCACCCGACGGGATCACCGTCCGTGTGCGCGCCGAGGAGTAG
- a CDS encoding HPr family phosphocarrier protein, which produces MERTVTVVPEDGLHARPASQFVETANEYDSEITAAPAGGDPVNAASMLAVTGLGVASGEDVVLTAEGPDEEEAIAALEDVLTTPEE; this is translated from the coding sequence ATCGAGCGCACCGTCACGGTCGTCCCCGAGGACGGCCTCCACGCCCGACCCGCCTCGCAGTTCGTCGAGACCGCAAACGAGTACGACAGCGAGATCACCGCCGCCCCCGCCGGCGGCGACCCGGTCAACGCCGCGAGTATGCTCGCGGTGACCGGGCTGGGCGTGGCATCCGGCGAGGACGTCGTTCTCACCGCCGAGGGCCCCGACGAGGAGGAGGCCATCGCGGCGCTCGAAGATGTCCTGACGACCCCGGAGGAGTGA
- the glpR gene encoding HTH-type transcriptional regulator GlpR, producing the protein MLPEARQRKIVELVSDRDGCSVEELADEMDCSKATIRRDLNELADKQLIERSHGGAVPATSVGQEQTYRQKEVQNLEGKVAIAERAVEEVHDNQVVFFDAGSTTMQVAKQLPANDSVLAVTNSPLQAMELDDDGTEVKLTGGSLRRPTRALVGPSAERFMERTTFDVLFLGTNAIDADGGLMTPNEDEARVKELMIENSHRVVLVADGSKFGEQSFIRFAALDDIDVFVTDTAVPPDLEEQFESSDVTVVEVQ; encoded by the coding sequence ATGCTACCGGAAGCACGCCAGCGAAAGATAGTCGAGTTGGTTTCGGACCGGGACGGCTGCTCGGTCGAGGAACTCGCCGACGAGATGGACTGCTCGAAGGCGACGATTCGCCGGGATCTGAACGAACTCGCCGACAAGCAGTTGATCGAGCGCTCGCACGGGGGCGCGGTGCCGGCGACCTCCGTCGGGCAAGAACAGACCTACCGGCAGAAGGAAGTCCAGAATCTGGAGGGCAAAGTCGCCATCGCCGAGCGCGCCGTCGAGGAGGTCCACGATAATCAGGTGGTGTTTTTCGACGCCGGATCGACGACCATGCAGGTCGCCAAACAGCTCCCGGCCAACGACTCGGTGCTGGCCGTCACCAACTCGCCGTTGCAGGCGATGGAGCTGGACGACGACGGCACCGAGGTGAAGCTCACGGGCGGGTCGCTGCGCCGTCCGACGCGGGCGCTAGTCGGCCCGAGCGCGGAGCGGTTTATGGAGCGGACGACGTTCGACGTGCTCTTTCTGGGGACGAACGCGATCGACGCCGACGGCGGGCTGATGACGCCCAACGAGGACGAGGCGCGGGTCAAAGAGTTGATGATCGAGAACTCCCACCGCGTCGTACTGGTCGCCGACGGGTCGAAGTTCGGCGAGCAGAGCTTCATCAGGTTCGCCGCGCTCGACGACATCGACGTGTTCGTCACCGACACGGCGGTACCGCCGGACCTCGAAGAACAGTTCGAGAGTAGCGATGTCACCGTCGTCGAGGTGCAGTGA
- a CDS encoding class 1 fructose-bisphosphatase yields MSTVDAVVDAVVEIAPDLRAALAETRGTKSGRNPSGDQQSGADRALDDLFYEALAALDGVGEFASEERDGVEDVGEGFSVAIDPLDGSSNLRSNTTVGAILAVYDADLPASGEDLLAGMVLVFGPATTLTVAADGEATEHVLDDGEIVDSSPVSLTDAEDVWGLAGGPDEWSDSVTAFADDLYHRAKLRYTGAMVADVQHLLAIGGIVGYPAQRSRPDGVLRLQYESNPVAYLVECAGGAASTGDQRILDVEPSELHERIPTFFGTQSLIDELEERIGE; encoded by the coding sequence ATGAGCACCGTCGACGCCGTTGTCGACGCCGTGGTCGAGATCGCGCCCGATCTGCGGGCCGCGCTGGCGGAGACGCGCGGCACGAAAAGCGGTCGGAACCCCAGCGGCGACCAGCAGTCGGGCGCCGATCGCGCACTCGACGACCTGTTCTACGAGGCGCTGGCGGCGCTCGACGGCGTCGGCGAGTTCGCCAGCGAGGAACGCGACGGCGTCGAGGACGTGGGCGAGGGGTTCAGCGTGGCGATCGATCCGCTGGACGGCTCTTCGAACCTGCGCTCGAACACGACCGTCGGGGCGATTCTGGCCGTCTACGACGCCGACCTGCCCGCGTCGGGCGAGGACTTGCTCGCCGGGATGGTGCTGGTCTTTGGTCCGGCGACGACGCTGACCGTCGCCGCCGACGGCGAGGCGACCGAGCACGTGCTCGACGACGGCGAGATCGTCGACTCGTCGCCGGTGTCGCTCACAGACGCCGAGGACGTTTGGGGGCTCGCGGGCGGCCCCGACGAGTGGTCAGACTCCGTCACCGCCTTTGCCGACGACCTCTACCACCGCGCGAAGCTCCGGTACACCGGCGCGATGGTCGCCGACGTTCAGCACCTGCTCGCTATCGGCGGCATCGTCGGCTATCCCGCCCAGCGCTCCCGTCCCGATGGCGTGCTCCGGCTGCAGTACGAATCGAACCCGGTCGCCTACCTCGTCGAGTGTGCCGGCGGCGCGGCCTCGACCGGCGATCAGCGTATCCTCGATGTCGAGCCGAGCGAGCTCCACGAACGAATCCCGACGTTCTTCGGGACCCAGTCGCTGATCGACGAGTTAGAGGAGCGAATCGGCGAGTGA
- a CDS encoding sulfite exporter TauE/SafE family protein: protein MNVPSTPSFDRFIAAFLRYQHVFVFAAPVLFVGLVYAAAPTPAGAGADYWLEFWWLFPFFLLGATIVNTVGISGAALFVPFLIFIFPLFADPLSSQTLVKVGLISESFGLSSSALAFISYGLVDRRLSIALVAGALPLVVGGAFLSFFLPEPVFQLLLGLVLVISAVLLFRLDLGHEAPGEDADDSPAAAADGGTEGVLPDDADKLGVAGVAVDDGQVTRVDKDGNEYRYDRSGYLRRFGTYGFGGIFQGVAGFGIGEIGIVSMLTSSIPVRVAIGTNHIVVATTAIIASLTHVFGGGLVGHGTMNLASTPWNMVVFTVPATVIGGQIAPYVAAALDTSTLKLFVASLFALISTALFVIAGQALL from the coding sequence GTGAACGTCCCATCGACGCCCTCGTTCGACCGGTTCATCGCCGCATTCCTGCGGTATCAGCACGTGTTCGTTTTCGCCGCTCCGGTGCTTTTCGTCGGACTCGTCTACGCCGCGGCTCCGACGCCCGCCGGTGCTGGCGCCGACTACTGGCTAGAGTTCTGGTGGCTGTTCCCGTTTTTCCTGCTGGGAGCGACCATCGTGAACACCGTGGGGATCAGCGGTGCGGCGCTTTTCGTCCCGTTCCTGATCTTCATCTTCCCGCTGTTCGCCGATCCGCTGTCCTCCCAGACGCTGGTGAAAGTCGGCCTGATCAGCGAGTCCTTTGGACTCTCTAGCTCCGCGCTTGCTTTCATCTCCTACGGGCTGGTCGACCGTCGGCTGTCGATCGCGCTCGTCGCCGGGGCGCTGCCGCTGGTCGTCGGCGGCGCGTTCCTGTCGTTTTTCCTTCCCGAACCCGTGTTCCAGCTGCTGCTGGGGCTCGTGCTGGTCATCTCGGCGGTGCTTCTCTTCCGGCTCGATCTGGGCCACGAGGCGCCCGGCGAGGACGCCGACGATAGCCCGGCCGCCGCGGCAGACGGTGGTACCGAGGGCGTGCTCCCGGACGACGCCGACAAGCTCGGCGTCGCGGGCGTCGCCGTCGACGACGGCCAAGTGACACGCGTCGACAAGGACGGCAACGAGTACCGGTACGACCGGTCCGGCTACCTGCGTCGCTTCGGAACCTACGGCTTCGGCGGAATCTTCCAAGGCGTCGCCGGCTTCGGTATCGGCGAGATCGGCATCGTCTCGATGCTTACGTCGTCGATCCCGGTTCGCGTCGCCATCGGCACGAACCACATCGTCGTCGCCACGACGGCGATCATCGCGTCGCTGACCCACGTGTTCGGCGGCGGACTGGTCGGCCACGGCACGATGAACCTCGCGTCGACGCCGTGGAACATGGTCGTGTTCACCGTGCCGGCGACGGTCATCGGCGGCCAGATCGCCCCCTACGTCGCCGCGGCGCTCGACACCAGCACGCTCAAACTGTTCGTGGCGAGCCTGTTCGCGCTCATCTCGACGGCCCTGTTCGTCATCGCCGGGCAGGCGCTGCTCTGA
- the pfkB gene encoding 1-phosphofructokinase, producing the protein MIVTVTFNPAVDHTIQVDAMPAPGAVARTDEAQFDAGGKGINVSQYLVGLGTETVATGLVGDFLGEYIRTELDAEGIPNDLVEIEGHTRLNTTILSEDGEFKINHDGPAVDGAVVEDSIDTIARHDPEIVLIAGSLPPGLGPEAIDRVAGAGEWDAVVDVGGATLQQLDAEYALCKPNRAELAAATDRPVESVEDCLAAADELHEQGFERVVASLGADGALLAGDARLHADALDVEVADTVGAGDAMLAGILSELVDGNDERAALRRGVAVASRVVAKPGTNVPSFDALAAASDRVELTEYGS; encoded by the coding sequence ATGATCGTTACGGTGACGTTCAACCCGGCGGTCGATCACACGATTCAGGTCGACGCGATGCCGGCGCCCGGCGCCGTCGCGCGCACCGACGAGGCGCAGTTCGACGCCGGTGGCAAGGGAATCAACGTCTCTCAGTATCTCGTCGGACTGGGCACCGAGACGGTCGCCACCGGTCTGGTCGGTGACTTCCTCGGTGAGTACATCCGGACGGAGCTCGACGCGGAAGGAATTCCGAACGATCTCGTCGAGATCGAGGGCCACACCCGACTGAACACGACCATTCTCTCTGAGGACGGCGAGTTCAAGATCAATCACGACGGCCCGGCTGTCGACGGCGCCGTCGTCGAGGACTCGATCGACACCATCGCGCGTCACGACCCCGAGATCGTCCTGATCGCTGGGAGCCTCCCGCCGGGGCTCGGGCCCGAGGCCATCGACCGGGTGGCCGGGGCGGGCGAGTGGGATGCCGTCGTCGATGTGGGCGGCGCGACGCTCCAGCAACTCGACGCCGAGTACGCGCTGTGCAAGCCAAACCGTGCGGAACTCGCCGCCGCCACGGACCGACCGGTCGAGTCGGTCGAGGATTGTCTCGCCGCCGCCGACGAACTGCACGAACAGGGGTTCGAACGCGTCGTCGCCTCGCTGGGCGCCGACGGGGCGTTGCTCGCGGGTGACGCTCGGCTTCACGCGGACGCGCTTGATGTCGAGGTCGCAGACACGGTCGGCGCCGGCGACGCGATGCTGGCCGGCATTCTCTCGGAACTGGTTGACGGAAACGACGAGCGGGCGGCGCTACGACGCGGCGTCGCCGTCGCCTCGCGGGTCGTCGCCAAGCCGGGGACGAACGTGCCGTCGTTCGACGCGTTGGCGGCGGCGTCCGACCGCGTCGAGCTAACCGAATACGGCAGCTAG